The Drosophila innubila isolate TH190305 chromosome 2R unlocalized genomic scaffold, UK_Dinn_1.0 1_C_2R, whole genome shotgun sequence DNA window TTAAGGGATAGGCTTTGAAAGCACAGTAAAAGTACCATTCACAAACCTTAATATTTGAGAGGGAAGCATTTTTCCGGCAATTTTATAGTAGCAATTCTTAACCTTAAAAGCTGTATCACAATTGTCAGAGCCCTTGATTGAATTGCATACGGGCTGTGCGGACTTAACCATGTCAGCGCCAAAAAAAGGACTAAATTCTTTCAGCACCACATCGGGCTGTATCTGGCCATCCACAATCATACCATGCTTTTCAAATATACAGTTTGCAAAGCATTTTAAAGTGTTATCGGCTTCTTCGACAATTTCGACGAAGTTCGAAGTTATCTGTTCCATAGTAACGTTGTGCTTTGAGTGACACTCAATAAGTTCGTTGACACCCTCAGTCTTCTCTTCTGGACTCAAATGCAGATCCTTATAAAAATAGAGATCACTAAAAGTCCTTCACAGATATATGAGTTTTATAAAGCACTTACATCGTCTGCACTAGCGAATGCCAAAT harbors:
- the LOC117783713 gene encoding general odorant-binding protein 56d-like, translating into MKLLFVLLTYLAFASADDDLHLSPEEKTEGVNELIECHSKHNVTMEQITSNFVEIVEEADNTLKCFANCIFEKHGMIVDGQIQPDVVLKEFSPFFGADMVKSAQPVCNSIKGSDNCDTAFKVKNCYYKIAGKMLPSQILRFVNGTFTVLSKPIP